In Mycobacterium sp. 050128, one genomic interval encodes:
- a CDS encoding MBL fold metallo-hydrolase: MAPAPTLVQVTDTVHLAQGEAVNWTLVTDDDGVLLIDAGYPGDREAVLASLKVLGYGVADVRAILLTHAHIDHLGSAIWFAGEHGIPVYCHADEVGHAKREYLEQVSVIDLALRIWRPRWAVWTAHVVRSGGLIRDGIPTTQALTPEIAAALPGHPRPVFSPGHTGGHCSYLVDGVLASGDALITGHPLIRHDGPQLLPAIFSYSQEDCIRTLSALALLETEVLAPGHGPLWRGPIREATNAALEKAGAL, from the coding sequence ATGGCACCAGCGCCAACACTTGTTCAAGTCACCGACACCGTGCACCTCGCCCAGGGCGAGGCCGTCAACTGGACGCTGGTCACCGACGACGACGGCGTGCTGCTGATCGACGCCGGCTATCCGGGTGACCGCGAGGCGGTGCTGGCCTCGCTCAAGGTGCTCGGTTACGGCGTCGCCGACGTACGCGCGATCCTGCTGACGCACGCCCACATCGACCATCTGGGCTCGGCGATCTGGTTCGCCGGCGAGCACGGCATCCCCGTCTACTGCCACGCCGACGAAGTCGGCCACGCCAAGCGCGAGTACCTCGAACAGGTCTCGGTGATCGATCTGGCGCTGCGCATCTGGCGGCCCCGCTGGGCGGTGTGGACCGCACATGTGGTGCGCAGCGGCGGCCTAATCCGCGACGGGATTCCGACCACCCAGGCGCTGACGCCCGAAATCGCCGCGGCGCTGCCGGGCCACCCCAGACCCGTTTTCAGCCCCGGCCACACCGGAGGCCACTGCTCCTACCTGGTCGACGGTGTGCTGGCCAGCGGCGACGCGCTGATCACCGGGCACCCGCTGATACGGCACGACGGACCACAACTGCTGCCGGCGATCTTCAGCTACAGCCAAGAAGACTGCATCCGAACGCTTTCGGCGCTAGCCCTGTTGGAGACCGAGGTGCTGGCGCCGGGGCACGGTCCGCTGTGGCGCGGCCCGATCCGCGAAGCGACCAACGCGGCGCTGGAAAAAGCAGGTGCGCTGTGA
- a CDS encoding YnfA family protein produces MTVAKSIALFALAALFEIGGAWLVWQGVREHRGWMWVGWGVIALGAYGFVATLQPDPNFGRILAAYGGIFVAGSLLWGMGFDGFRPDRWDVTGAVICLLGVAVIMYAPRTR; encoded by the coding sequence GTGACGGTTGCCAAGTCGATCGCGTTGTTCGCGCTGGCGGCGCTGTTCGAGATCGGCGGCGCCTGGCTGGTCTGGCAGGGAGTGCGCGAGCACCGCGGCTGGATGTGGGTGGGCTGGGGCGTGATCGCGCTGGGCGCCTACGGCTTTGTCGCCACCCTGCAGCCCGACCCCAACTTCGGTCGTATCCTCGCCGCGTACGGTGGCATCTTCGTGGCCGGATCGCTGTTGTGGGGCATGGGTTTTGACGGGTTTCGACCAGATCGGTGGGATGTCACCGGCGCGGTGATCTGCCTGCTGGGCGTGGCCGTCATCATGTATGCGCCGCGAACTCGCTGA
- a CDS encoding NtaA/DmoA family FMN-dependent monooxygenase (This protein belongs to a clade of FMN-dependent monooxygenases, within a broader family of flavin-dependent oxidoreductases, the luciferase-like monooxygenase (LMM) family, some of whose members use coenzyme F420 rather than FMN.), translating to MNIRNGKHRKPIHLAAHFPGVNNATVWTDPGAGSQIEFDSFVHLARTAERGLFDFFFLAEGLRLREHRGRIYDLDVVGRPDTFAVLAALAGVTDRIGLTGTINTTFNEPFEVARQFATLDHLSEGRAGWNIVTSSDAFTGANFRRGGFLKHADRYRRAEEFLTVARRFWDSWDADAVRADIESGTYVDPSGIHAVEHHGPDFDVRGFPTLPVGKQGHPVLLQAGDSDEGRAFGSRYADAFFTLHGSLEDGQRYYADVKGRAAAWGRDPNQPKVFPAATFVLGDSDAEAHDKARHVRYQQVSGATAIAMLEQVWGRELSDFDPDGPLPEFDPVVDSDITQGRVRHVDPVKVAGVWRERSQAEKLSIRELIIAVTSREQFVGTASRVADEIDKYIQADACDGFILVPHLTPHGLDEFVDRVVPLLQERGAFRTEYSGETLRDHLGLSEFAAHT from the coding sequence ATGAATATAAGAAACGGTAAGCACCGCAAGCCGATTCATCTGGCCGCCCATTTCCCGGGCGTCAACAACGCCACGGTGTGGACCGATCCCGGCGCGGGCAGCCAAATCGAGTTCGACTCGTTCGTACACCTCGCCCGCACCGCTGAGCGTGGGTTGTTCGACTTCTTCTTCCTGGCCGAAGGGCTGCGGCTGCGTGAACACCGCGGCCGGATCTACGACCTCGACGTCGTCGGTCGCCCGGACACCTTCGCGGTGCTGGCCGCGCTGGCCGGTGTCACCGACCGGATCGGACTGACCGGTACGATAAACACGACCTTCAACGAACCATTCGAGGTGGCAAGGCAATTCGCTACCCTCGACCACCTGTCGGAGGGCCGCGCCGGCTGGAACATCGTCACCTCGTCGGACGCCTTCACCGGCGCCAACTTTCGCCGCGGCGGCTTCCTGAAGCACGCCGACCGGTACCGGCGGGCCGAGGAGTTCCTGACGGTCGCACGCCGATTCTGGGATAGCTGGGATGCCGACGCGGTGCGGGCCGATATCGAAAGCGGAACGTATGTCGACCCTTCCGGCATTCACGCCGTCGAGCATCACGGCCCCGACTTCGACGTTCGCGGTTTCCCGACGCTGCCGGTCGGGAAGCAGGGTCATCCGGTCCTGCTGCAGGCCGGCGACTCCGACGAGGGCCGGGCGTTCGGCTCCCGGTACGCCGACGCGTTTTTCACCCTGCACGGCTCCCTGGAGGACGGTCAGCGCTACTACGCCGACGTCAAGGGCAGAGCCGCAGCATGGGGTCGAGACCCCAACCAGCCCAAGGTTTTTCCGGCCGCGACCTTCGTTCTCGGTGACAGCGACGCCGAGGCGCATGACAAGGCGCGCCACGTCCGCTATCAACAGGTCAGCGGCGCCACGGCGATCGCAATGCTCGAGCAGGTGTGGGGCCGTGAGCTCTCCGACTTCGACCCGGACGGGCCGCTGCCCGAATTCGATCCCGTCGTCGACAGCGACATCACCCAGGGCCGGGTCCGCCACGTCGACCCCGTCAAGGTGGCCGGCGTGTGGCGCGAACGCTCCCAGGCCGAGAAACTGTCGATCCGTGAGCTGATCATCGCGGTCACCAGCCGCGAGCAATTCGTCGGCACCGCATCCCGGGTCGCCGACGAGATCGACAAATACATCCAGGCCGACGCTTGCGACGGGTTCATCCTGGTCCCGCATCTGACGCCGCACGGCCTCGACGAATTCGTCGACCGGGTGGTGCCGCTGCTGCAGGAGCGCGGTGCGTTTCGCACCGAGTACAGTGGCGAGACGCTACGAGATCACTTGGGGCTCAGCGAGTTCGCGGCGCATACATGA
- a CDS encoding LLM class flavin-dependent oxidoreductase, with product MNVALSILDLSPISAGSDAATALRNTIELAQRAEDWGFRRYWVAEHHFVGVASAAPAVLIGQIAAATNRIRVGAAAVQLGYTTAVAVVESFGMLEAFYPGRIDLGIGRSGQRRLEGQQPKPKEPRPPRVWHEVDGVVVPTPFDLRGLLDLEQLQATMGILQQPEAVSPDFAEQVDDILALLEGTYHVGKFDVHAVPGERSGLRPWVFGSTRGQSARVAGARGLPFVASYHITPATALEAIEAYRDTFVPSAALAKPYVVVSADIVVADDSDTAWHLAAEYGHWVYSIRSGVGAMPYPEPGSCPPLTDEQFDLVKDRVATQFVGNPDEVAERLEALQRVTGADELVVTSVTHRHEDRLRSHELIAKRWGLTE from the coding sequence ATGAACGTTGCGCTGTCCATCCTCGACCTCTCGCCGATCAGCGCCGGAAGCGACGCGGCGACGGCGCTGCGCAACACCATCGAACTGGCCCAACGCGCCGAAGACTGGGGCTTTCGCCGCTACTGGGTGGCCGAACATCACTTCGTCGGTGTCGCCAGTGCGGCGCCCGCTGTGTTGATCGGTCAAATCGCGGCTGCTACCAACAGGATTCGGGTTGGCGCCGCGGCAGTGCAACTGGGCTATACCACCGCCGTCGCGGTGGTCGAAAGCTTCGGCATGCTGGAAGCCTTTTATCCCGGACGCATCGATCTCGGTATCGGCCGGTCCGGGCAGCGCCGCTTGGAAGGCCAGCAGCCCAAGCCGAAGGAGCCCCGTCCGCCGCGGGTGTGGCACGAGGTGGACGGCGTCGTCGTTCCGACCCCCTTCGACCTGCGCGGGCTGCTCGACCTCGAACAGCTGCAAGCCACGATGGGGATCCTGCAGCAGCCAGAGGCCGTATCCCCGGACTTCGCCGAACAGGTTGACGACATTCTCGCCCTGCTCGAAGGCACCTACCACGTCGGTAAGTTCGACGTGCATGCCGTGCCGGGCGAACGAAGCGGATTGCGGCCGTGGGTCTTCGGCAGCACCCGGGGACAGAGCGCGAGGGTCGCCGGGGCCCGGGGGCTGCCGTTCGTCGCGAGCTATCACATCACGCCGGCCACCGCGCTGGAGGCCATCGAGGCCTACCGCGACACGTTCGTGCCGTCGGCGGCGTTGGCGAAGCCTTACGTGGTGGTGTCGGCAGACATCGTAGTGGCCGACGACTCCGACACCGCCTGGCACCTGGCCGCCGAATACGGCCATTGGGTGTACTCGATACGCAGCGGCGTAGGTGCCATGCCTTATCCCGAACCCGGCAGCTGCCCACCGCTTACCGACGAGCAATTTGACCTCGTAAAGGACCGAGTGGCAACGCAATTTGTCGGTAACCCCGATGAAGTGGCGGAGCGGCTGGAGGCGCTGCAACGGGTCACCGGCGCCGACGAACTCGTGGTCACCTCGGTGACGCACCGGCACGAGGACCGGCTGCGGTCGCACGAGCTGATCGCCAAACGCTGGGGTCTGACGGAATGA
- a CDS encoding LLM class flavin-dependent oxidoreductase, whose amino-acid sequence MSGPLHLGVALDGYGWDPQAWRATLSADPDTPSQLSGRYWAGLAATAERGLLDFLTVDDTLMPQPGRGERIRAERLAGRGDAALVAARIAPVTRHIGLIPVATVTHTEPFHISKSIATLDYVSHGRAGWQPRVSSTAHEAALFGRRSVPVDGLSDLFPEARDYVEVVRRLWDSWEDDAVVRDVSTGRYVDIDKLHYIDFSGKFFSVKGPSITPRPPQGQPVVAVLAHQGPVYEFASSSGDLVFITPKDEASLRAILDEVATAGGARLKVYADVVVSFGGAGDPRSDALNFTGSPTELVDLLLDWQRLGIDGARLRPAVNATDLPVIVDEVVPFLQRAGRFREAYQEGETLRARLGLPVAPNRYAAVRR is encoded by the coding sequence ATGAGCGGCCCGCTGCATCTGGGCGTCGCGCTGGACGGATACGGCTGGGACCCGCAGGCCTGGCGGGCCACTTTGTCGGCCGACCCCGACACGCCGTCGCAGCTGAGCGGACGATACTGGGCCGGGCTTGCGGCCACCGCCGAGCGCGGGCTGCTCGACTTCCTCACCGTCGACGACACCTTGATGCCACAGCCCGGCCGCGGCGAGCGGATCCGTGCGGAGCGGCTCGCGGGCCGCGGCGACGCCGCGCTGGTCGCGGCGCGGATCGCTCCGGTGACGCGGCACATCGGGCTGATTCCGGTCGCGACGGTGACGCATACGGAACCGTTCCATATCTCCAAGTCCATTGCCACGCTTGACTATGTCTCGCACGGCCGGGCCGGCTGGCAGCCTCGCGTCAGCTCGACTGCGCACGAGGCGGCGCTGTTCGGCCGCCGGTCTGTCCCCGTGGACGGCTTGTCGGATCTTTTTCCAGAGGCCAGGGATTACGTCGAGGTGGTGCGCCGGTTGTGGGACAGCTGGGAGGACGACGCGGTGGTCCGCGACGTGTCGACCGGCCGTTATGTCGACATCGACAAGCTGCACTACATCGACTTCAGTGGAAAGTTCTTCTCGGTCAAGGGACCGTCGATCACACCCCGCCCGCCACAGGGCCAGCCGGTCGTGGCGGTGCTGGCCCACCAGGGACCGGTCTACGAATTCGCCTCTAGCAGTGGTGATCTCGTGTTCATCACGCCGAAGGACGAAGCTTCGTTGCGCGCCATCCTGGACGAGGTGGCCACCGCCGGCGGCGCGCGGCTGAAGGTCTATGCCGACGTGGTGGTGTCCTTTGGGGGTGCGGGCGACCCCCGCTCCGATGCGCTTAACTTCACCGGCAGCCCAACGGAATTGGTGGACCTGTTGCTCGATTGGCAGCGCCTCGGCATCGACGGCGCGCGGTTGCGACCCGCCGTCAACGCCACCGACCTGCCGGTGATCGTCGACGAGGTGGTTCCGTTTTTGCAGCGTGCCGGCCGCTTCCGGGAGGCCTATCAAGAGGGCGAAACGCTGCGGGCCCGGCTGGGCCTGCCGGTCGCGCCCAACCGATACGCGGCGGTCCGGCGATGA
- a CDS encoding GNAT family N-acetyltransferase — protein MSKTQLRFVPAALDDALAQPLLAELAVEYAQRYDSTPPTVLAWLKDNPTDEFAPPDGGMLIGLLDGRPVTGGGFRRFDAETAELKRIWTDSGHRRRGYAMALLAELEAAIAGRGYRRVYLMTGNRQPEAEELYQATGYIRLDEPLPSEGPVFPIAFQKWLT, from the coding sequence ATGTCGAAGACCCAGCTTCGGTTTGTGCCGGCCGCGTTGGACGACGCGTTGGCCCAGCCACTGCTGGCCGAGCTGGCCGTCGAGTACGCGCAGCGCTACGACAGCACGCCACCAACGGTGTTGGCGTGGCTCAAGGACAACCCCACCGACGAGTTCGCGCCACCGGACGGGGGCATGTTGATCGGCCTGTTGGATGGCCGCCCGGTGACCGGCGGCGGATTTCGTCGCTTCGACGCCGAGACGGCCGAGCTCAAGAGAATCTGGACCGACAGCGGGCATCGCCGCCGCGGTTACGCGATGGCGCTGCTGGCCGAGCTGGAAGCCGCGATCGCCGGGCGCGGCTACCGCAGGGTCTATCTGATGACCGGCAACCGTCAGCCCGAGGCCGAGGAGCTGTATCAGGCCACCGGATACATCCGGTTGGACGAGCCGTTGCCGTCCGAAGGCCCGGTCTTCCCGATCGCTTTCCAGAAGTGGCTGACATGA
- a CDS encoding class I SAM-dependent methyltransferase: MARTDDDTWGPDSGVGMTATFGAVARALATTKGLVNDPFAEPLVRAAGVQYFTRMLDDQRYVEDGGDNAIMTGLITLLGAHTRFLDEFLAAAARAGIAQIVILGSGLDTRPYRLWWPPGTTVYEIDQPDVIDFKTAVLRRLDAELTAHRRAVGVDLRRDWLTALHRSGFDAARPTAWIAETLLIGFLPPDEQSRLLDDVCAVSAPGSRFAGDHMPTWSTFQLEAAQTFVNTWRQFGLDVDLAGLTYPGEYRAVPQYLADHGWQTVERNVADLFSAIGMGPRWRGTPDDNAITPRYLTATRSAGPGARPGWNASV; the protein is encoded by the coding sequence ATGGCACGGACCGACGACGACACGTGGGGTCCCGACAGCGGCGTCGGGATGACCGCGACGTTCGGCGCGGTCGCGCGCGCACTGGCCACCACGAAGGGTCTGGTCAACGACCCGTTCGCCGAGCCGTTGGTGCGCGCCGCGGGGGTGCAGTACTTCACCCGGATGCTCGACGACCAGCGGTACGTCGAAGACGGCGGCGACAACGCGATCATGACCGGGCTCATCACCCTGCTCGGGGCGCACACCCGATTCCTGGATGAATTCCTCGCCGCGGCCGCACGGGCGGGCATTGCCCAGATCGTGATCCTGGGCTCGGGCCTGGACACCCGGCCGTATCGGCTGTGGTGGCCACCCGGGACCACGGTGTACGAGATCGATCAGCCGGACGTCATCGACTTCAAGACCGCCGTGCTGCGCCGGCTCGATGCCGAACTGACCGCGCACCGCAGGGCGGTCGGCGTCGACCTGCGTCGCGACTGGCTGACGGCGCTGCACCGGTCGGGGTTCGATGCCGCCCGACCCACGGCGTGGATCGCCGAGACGTTGCTGATCGGGTTCCTGCCTCCCGACGAGCAGAGCCGGTTGCTCGACGATGTCTGCGCCGTCAGTGCGCCCGGCAGCCGCTTCGCCGGCGATCACATGCCCACCTGGTCCACGTTCCAGCTGGAGGCCGCGCAGACGTTCGTCAACACCTGGCGCCAATTCGGCCTCGACGTCGACCTGGCCGGACTGACCTACCCCGGCGAATATCGGGCAGTCCCGCAGTATCTGGCCGACCACGGCTGGCAGACCGTCGAACGAAATGTCGCCGATTTGTTCAGTGCGATCGGAATGGGCCCCCGCTGGCGCGGCACCCCCGATGACAACGCGATTACGCCTCGATACCTCACCGCCACACGATCAGCCGGGCCCGGGGCAAGACCCGGCTGGAATGCATCGGTCTGA
- a CDS encoding DUF3054 domain-containing protein, translated as MQRLGWLAYLLSDVVGVLVFCAVGRRSHDEGLNLAGIATTAWPFLTGTLIGWLVSRGWQRPTAVAPTGVIVWVCTVAIGMVLRKASSAGVAASFVVVAATVTALLLLGWRAAAGLALRRRSDV; from the coding sequence ATGCAACGGCTGGGGTGGCTGGCCTACCTTTTGTCAGACGTGGTGGGCGTTTTGGTGTTCTGCGCGGTGGGACGCCGCAGTCACGACGAGGGACTCAACCTCGCCGGCATCGCGACCACGGCCTGGCCGTTTCTCACCGGCACCCTGATCGGGTGGCTGGTGTCCCGGGGGTGGCAACGGCCCACCGCCGTCGCACCTACCGGGGTGATCGTCTGGGTGTGCACCGTGGCGATCGGCATGGTGTTGCGCAAAGCCAGCTCCGCGGGCGTGGCCGCCAGTTTCGTCGTGGTCGCGGCGACAGTCACCGCGCTGCTGTTGCTCGGTTGGCGAGCGGCGGCCGGACTAGCGTTGCGGCGCCGCTCCGACGTCTGA
- a CDS encoding acyl-CoA dehydrogenase → MSTHKPPAFDREDPLGLDASLSSDEIAVRDTVRKFCAEHVIPYIAEWFEIGDLPVRQLGKQFGELGLLGMHLEGYGCGGSSSVHYGLACTELEAADSGVRSMVSVQGSLAMFAIWNFGSEEQKQQWLPGMAAGELLGCFGLTEPDAGSDPAAMKTHARRDGSDWVLNGRKMWITNGSVADVAVVWANTDDEGSRGIRGFLVPTRTAGFTANTIHHKLSLRASITSELVLDDVRLPADAILPDAKGLRGPLSCLSEARYGIIWGSMGAARTAWQAALEYATQRTQFGRPIAGFQLTQAKLVDMAVELHKGQLLSLHLGRLKDSVGLRPEQVSFGKLNNTREAIKICRTARTILGGNGISLEFPVIRHMVNLESVLTYEGTPEMHQLVLGQAFTGSDAFR, encoded by the coding sequence ATGAGCACACACAAGCCTCCCGCGTTCGACCGAGAAGACCCGCTTGGCCTGGACGCGTCGCTGTCCAGCGATGAGATCGCGGTGCGCGACACGGTCCGGAAATTCTGCGCCGAGCACGTCATCCCGTACATCGCGGAGTGGTTTGAGATCGGTGACCTGCCGGTGCGCCAACTGGGCAAGCAGTTCGGCGAGCTCGGGCTGCTCGGTATGCATTTGGAGGGTTACGGATGCGGCGGTTCCTCGTCGGTGCACTACGGCCTGGCGTGTACCGAGCTGGAGGCCGCCGACTCCGGGGTGCGGTCGATGGTCTCGGTGCAGGGATCGCTGGCGATGTTCGCGATCTGGAACTTCGGCTCCGAGGAACAGAAGCAGCAGTGGCTGCCCGGCATGGCCGCCGGTGAGCTGCTCGGCTGCTTCGGGCTCACCGAACCCGATGCCGGATCCGACCCCGCGGCGATGAAAACCCATGCGCGACGGGATGGTTCGGACTGGGTGCTCAACGGTCGCAAGATGTGGATCACCAACGGTTCGGTCGCCGACGTCGCGGTGGTGTGGGCCAACACCGACGACGAAGGAAGCCGCGGAATTCGGGGCTTCCTGGTCCCGACCCGCACCGCGGGCTTCACCGCCAACACGATTCACCACAAGCTGTCGCTGCGGGCCTCGATCACCAGCGAGCTGGTGCTCGACGATGTGCGGCTGCCCGCCGACGCGATACTGCCCGACGCCAAGGGGCTGCGCGGGCCGCTGTCCTGCCTGTCCGAGGCGCGCTACGGCATCATCTGGGGATCGATGGGCGCAGCGCGTACCGCGTGGCAGGCCGCACTCGAATACGCCACGCAGCGCACCCAGTTCGGCCGGCCGATAGCGGGATTCCAGTTGACCCAGGCCAAACTCGTCGACATGGCCGTCGAATTGCACAAGGGACAGCTGCTCTCGCTGCACCTGGGCCGCCTCAAGGACAGCGTCGGGCTGCGCCCCGAGCAGGTCAGCTTCGGCAAGCTGAACAACACCCGTGAGGCGATCAAGATCTGCCGGACCGCCCGAACCATCTTGGGCGGCAACGGGATATCACTGGAATTCCCGGTGATCCGGCACATGGTCAACCTGGAGTCGGTGCTGACCTACGAAGGCACGCCCGAGATGCACCAGCTGGTGCTCGGCCAGGCGTTCACCGGTAGCGACGCCTTCCGCTGA
- a CDS encoding serine hydrolase domain-containing protein, which produces MSPRTLRPVIWLVLACLVVAGCGPKSPSTLPHADSADQAKADAVMRVVGNFMTQAHLKAVIVRVTVDGKEVVTQAVGDSMTGVPATTDMHFRNGAVAISYVSTLLLKLVDQKKLSLEDRLSKWLPDFPNSGRVTLGQLAQMTSGYPDYVIGNDQFANESYANPFQQWTTQDILAQISGRPLLYEPGTNWNYAHTNYVLLGLALEKATGQDMPTLLANEVLGPLGLKHTANSETAEIPWPVLHTFSSERRQALKIPARTPFYEESTYWNPSWTITHGAIQTTNIDDMEATAVGIGSGKLLSGDSYKRMVSTALRGKTHAQPGCPTCFDQSEGYTYGLGIIISGDWLMQNPLFSGCAGVEAYLPTHKIAIAVAVTYAPEAFDDQGNYSNQADILFRKIGAVMAPNAAPPMPPGR; this is translated from the coding sequence ATGAGCCCGCGCACGCTGCGCCCTGTCATTTGGCTGGTCCTCGCTTGCCTGGTGGTGGCGGGCTGTGGGCCCAAGTCGCCATCGACACTCCCGCACGCGGACTCCGCGGACCAGGCCAAGGCCGATGCCGTGATGCGGGTGGTCGGAAACTTCATGACGCAGGCGCACCTGAAGGCCGTGATCGTTCGCGTCACCGTCGACGGCAAGGAGGTGGTCACCCAGGCCGTCGGCGATTCGATGACCGGGGTGCCGGCCACCACCGACATGCACTTCCGCAACGGTGCGGTCGCGATCTCCTACGTTTCGACGTTGCTGCTCAAGCTGGTCGACCAGAAGAAGCTGAGCCTGGAGGATCGGTTGTCGAAATGGCTGCCCGACTTCCCCAATTCCGGACGAGTCACCCTGGGGCAACTGGCGCAGATGACGTCGGGTTACCCGGATTACGTCATCGGCAACGACCAATTCGCCAACGAGTCATACGCAAACCCGTTCCAGCAGTGGACAACTCAAGACATCCTCGCCCAGATCTCCGGGCGGCCGCTGCTCTATGAGCCGGGTACCAATTGGAACTACGCGCACACCAATTACGTGTTGCTTGGCCTCGCGCTGGAGAAGGCCACGGGTCAAGACATGCCGACACTGCTGGCCAACGAGGTGCTGGGACCGCTCGGCCTCAAGCACACCGCGAACTCCGAAACGGCCGAAATTCCTTGGCCCGTATTGCACACGTTCAGCTCAGAGCGGCGCCAAGCACTGAAAATCCCTGCGCGAACACCGTTTTACGAAGAGTCCACCTACTGGAATCCGTCCTGGACGATTACCCATGGCGCCATTCAGACCACCAACATCGATGACATGGAAGCCACCGCAGTCGGGATCGGCTCGGGCAAGCTGCTCTCGGGCGACTCGTACAAGAGGATGGTGTCGACGGCGCTGCGCGGCAAGACACACGCCCAACCGGGCTGCCCGACCTGCTTCGACCAAAGCGAGGGCTACACCTACGGCCTGGGCATCATCATCTCCGGCGATTGGCTGATGCAGAACCCGCTGTTCTCCGGGTGCGCGGGCGTCGAGGCCTATCTGCCGACCCACAAGATCGCGATCGCCGTCGCGGTCACCTACGCCCCGGAAGCATTCGACGACCAGGGCAACTACAGTAATCAGGCCGACATACTGTTCCGCAAGATCGGCGCGGTGATGGCCCCGAACGCGGCCCCACCGATGCCACCGGGGAGATAA
- a CDS encoding DUF4189 domain-containing protein yields MKNGAPHAIIGVLAAAGSVLAAPAAKADISLYCRPGCWGAIAASQTTGEESIRTGYTTQQKAEDAAVMWCDVIGKTNDCQVVISGLGCLSIAESPDGKTLAGRQAFTQDAADAAARDGAGPGSIIDLNGCSGW; encoded by the coding sequence ATGAAGAACGGTGCGCCGCATGCGATTATCGGCGTTCTCGCCGCCGCCGGATCGGTACTGGCCGCGCCTGCGGCGAAAGCTGATATCTCGCTGTATTGCAGGCCGGGATGCTGGGGCGCCATCGCGGCGTCGCAGACGACCGGCGAAGAATCGATCCGGACCGGCTACACGACCCAGCAAAAGGCCGAAGACGCGGCCGTCATGTGGTGCGACGTGATCGGGAAAACCAACGACTGCCAGGTCGTCATTTCGGGGCTGGGCTGTCTTTCGATCGCGGAGAGTCCCGACGGGAAGACCCTGGCGGGCCGCCAAGCCTTCACCCAGGACGCCGCCGATGCGGCGGCCCGTGACGGTGCGGGACCGGGTTCGATCATCGACCTCAACGGTTGCAGCGGTTGGTGA
- a CDS encoding TetR/AcrR family transcriptional regulator — protein MPKKSLTPGPRDERGVLAARITAAARDEFAQHGWAGTTIRAVARGADVDPALVYHYFGSKEGLLDAATNPPQKFLDNVAKVWTTPIDRLGAALITVLLDAWADDEVAPTLRAILQTAAHEPATREKLRRIVEGSLMGVSHLGVDERDRLVRSGLVSSQMLGFALMRYVWKIEPIASMTDDEAIAAIAPNLQRYVEGDLTS, from the coding sequence ATGCCGAAGAAATCGCTAACACCCGGGCCCCGAGATGAACGCGGAGTGCTCGCGGCGCGCATCACCGCCGCCGCCCGCGACGAGTTCGCCCAACACGGCTGGGCGGGCACCACGATCCGCGCGGTCGCGCGGGGGGCCGACGTCGATCCCGCGCTGGTCTACCACTACTTCGGATCCAAGGAAGGCCTGTTGGACGCGGCGACCAACCCGCCGCAGAAGTTCCTGGACAACGTGGCCAAGGTGTGGACCACGCCCATCGATCGGCTTGGCGCTGCGCTGATCACCGTCCTGCTGGACGCCTGGGCCGACGACGAGGTGGCGCCCACCTTGCGGGCCATCCTGCAGACCGCCGCGCACGAGCCGGCCACTCGCGAGAAGCTGCGGCGGATCGTCGAGGGCAGCCTGATGGGGGTATCACACCTCGGTGTCGACGAACGGGACCGGCTGGTCCGCAGTGGGCTTGTCTCGTCGCAGATGTTGGGGTTCGCGCTGATGCGCTATGTCTGGAAGATCGAGCCGATCGCATCGATGACCGACGACGAGGCGATCGCCGCGATCGCCCCCAATCTGCAGCGCTACGTCGAGGGTGACCTGACGTCGTAA